A stretch of the Rosa rugosa chromosome 5, drRosRugo1.1, whole genome shotgun sequence genome encodes the following:
- the LOC133712590 gene encoding SEC14 cytosolic factor-like → MGKKDQHQQIIRDLMRDNPKVEAVLHLLRKQAPLTVKQEKFCNSACVQRFLKAKGESVKKSAKALRACLSWRNTIGTENLIADEFSAELAEGVAYVSGHDEESRPVVIFRFKQDYQKLHSQKLFTRLLVFTLEVAIQTMTKNVEQFVLLFDASFFRSASAFMNLLLPTMKIVAEYYPGRLFKAFVIDPPSLFSYLWKGVRPFVELSTATFMVSSLDFEESMDFDDFSSYPRASSLRFDPSSTAKIGSCSSSRFSFTVSHHQIDSLKPWYLSLTDTSSSKVGPTTPSHLGPALISPLNARSFSFASPAARTPRGTLHGYGNSAATRKSLFPSTPLPPRCRPMTSSSSDGSRTPHPPRPPRTPRPSFFQSPATFFRKECHVSRTEKSRESFVPFVKFYRRPYDEMIYRSKMRPPLGGLVSIVSPHLRRRHVSMSQRY, encoded by the exons ATGGGCAAGAAAGATCAGCACCAGCAAATAATAAGGGATCTCATGAGAGACAACCCCAAAGTCGAAGCCGTTCTTCACCTTCTCAGAAAACAAGCCCCGCTGACGGTAAAACAG GAGAAGTTTTGTAACAGTGCTTGTGTGCAGAGGTTTCTGAAAGCGAAAGGGGAGAGTGTGAAGAAGTCGGCCAAGGCACTCAGAGCTTGCCTTTCCTGGAGAAACACTATTGGGACTG AAAACTTGATAGCAGATGAGTTCTCTGCTGAACTTGCAGAAGGCGTTGCCTACGTGTCTGGTCATGATGAAGAATCCAGGCCTGTTGTG attttCCGGTTCAAACAAGACTACCAAAAGCTGCATTCCCAGAAACT gTTCACTAGGTTATTGGTATTCACGCTGGAGGTGGCCATTCAGACGATGACCAAAAACGTCGAGCAGTTTGTTCTTCTCTTCGACGCAA GCTTTTTCAGGTCAGCGTCGGCTTTTATGAACCTGCTTCTGCCAACCATGAAAATTGTGGCAGAGTACTACCCAGGACGGCTCTTCAAGGCGTTTGTCATTGACCCTCCGTCTCTCTTCTCCTATCTCTGGAag GGCGTTCGACCGTTCGTTGAGCTATCAACGGCTACGTTCATGGTTTCCTCCCTAGACTTCGAAGAGTCGATGGATTTCGACGACTTCTCCTCCTATCCTCGCGCCTCGTCCCTCCGATTCGACCCCTCATCAACGGCCAAGATCGGCTCCTGCTCCTCCTCCCGCTTCTCCTTCACCGTCTCCCACCACCAGATCGACTCCCTCAAGCCGTGGTACCTCAGCCTTACCGACACGTCGTCCTCCAAGGTCGGGCCCACCACCCCCTCCCATCTGGGACCCGCCCTCATCTCCCCACTCAACGCCAGGTCGTTCTCCTTCGCCTCCCCCGCCGCAAGGACGCCACGTGGCACCCTCCACGGCTACGGCAACTCCGCCGCCACCCGGAAGAGCCTGTTCCCGTCGACCCCGCTCCCACCGCGCTGCCGCCCCATGACGTCGTCATCCAGCGACGGCAGCAGGACCCCCCATCCTCCCCGTCCGCCGCGGACCCCACGGCCGTCGTTCTTCCAGTCCCCGGCGACGTTCTTCCGCAAGGAGTGCCACGTCAGCCGGACGGAGAAGTCGCGCGAGTCGTTCGTCCCGTTCGTCAAGTTCTACCGGCGGCCGTACGACGAGATGATATACCGGTCGAAAATGCGGCCACCGCTCGGCGGGCTAGTCTCCATTGTCTCCCCCCACCTCAGACGCCGCCACGTGTCCATGTCCCAGCGGTACTGA